One window from the genome of Gadus macrocephalus chromosome 7, ASM3116895v1 encodes:
- the LOC132461126 gene encoding olfactory receptor 52N5-like codes for MSLVSAMDNYTFNSLNLQIEGLKVTVHSVYPVFFFLLISYIFIMFTNVGIVVLVCIERSLHQPMYLLFCNLPINDIIGNSIMLPRLLRDILVPPSERIISYYECVVQAFFSHMFGTASYAILMIMAFDRYVAICNPLRYATIMNNRMVIKLTVSAWGVSFLLVAVLLGLTIRLNRCRAVITNPYCDNASLFKLSCESVFINNVYGLSFTVLLFTSSMGSTMLTYAKITAVCLTNKNKALNSKALKTCSTHLSVYLILLLCGMLTILMHRFPQHSDYRKLSSIMFHILPSGLNPIIYGVQSKEIRKLLSNLFLPLIKDGSNTFVITTQ; via the coding sequence ATGTCTTTGGTTTCAGCGATGGACAACTACACATTCAACAGCTTGAACCTGCAGATTGAAGGGTTAAAGGTCACCGTACATTCTGTGTAccctgtttttttctttttgcttatATCCTATATTTTTATCATGTTTACTAATGTGGGTATTGTAGTGCTAGTCTGCATTGAAAGGAGCCTTCACCAGCCTATGTATCTGCTTTTCTGTAATCTACCAATCAATGACATTATAGGAAACTCCATCATGCTGCCAAGGCTTCTTAGAGACATTCTGGTGCCTCCTTCTGAACGCATAATCAGCTACTATGAGTGTGTGGTCCAAGCATTCTTCTCACATATGTTCGGCACTGCCTCTTACGCCATTCTAATGATCATGGCCTTTGACAGATACGTGGCTATCTGTAACCCTTTGCGCTATGCTACTATTATGAACAATAGAATGGTAATCAAGCTGACTGTCTCTGCCTGGGGTGTGTCCTTCTTGTTGGTGGCTGTTTTGCTAGGGCTGACCATTAGATTGAACAGATGCAGAGCCGTCATCACAAATCCGTACTGTGACAATGCCTCACTGTTTAAACTTTCTTGTGAGAGTGTTTTCATTAACAATGTATATGGACTGTCATTTACTGTGCTTCTCTTCACATCTTCTATGGGCAGTACAATGCTTACCTACGCAAAGATcacagctgtctgtctgaccaatAAGAACAAGGCTTTGAACAGTAAAGCTCTTAAGACTTGCAGCACTCACCTCTCTGTCTACCTTATCTTGCTTCTATGTGGAATGTTGACCATTCTGATGCATCGCTTCCCTCAGCACTCGGATTACAGGAAGCTGTCCTCCATTATGTTCCACATACTTCCCAGTGGCCTCAACCCCATCATATATGGTGTACAGTCCAAAGAGATACGAAAGCTGTTGTCCAATCTTTTTCTACCATTGATTAAGGATGGAAGCAATACATTTGTTATCACAACGCAATAG
- the LOC132461618 gene encoding olfactory receptor 52L1-like, giving the protein MSNISQILSMESLDISPFFSHFAALFGSLTYCLIITCNMTVLLTIALDRQLHKPMYLLLINLPINDMIGATALFPHLIHSIVSQSTSISNLACYLQALLVHLYCGGSLIILTVMAFDRYLAICRPLRYHTLMTASNLRWIIAGMWLTDVALIGSLFLMLTRFRLCSWRLADLYCNNPSLVKLACENTTANNVYGLLLTVLMQGTSMLTVLFTYGHILVTCILNRQADARSKALRTCGTHLVVFVVFELTTLFSVLSHRLSVSPFLRRSVGVSILVFPPILNPLIYGINTKEIRSKVVKAFSRKTKKFKNKTCA; this is encoded by the exons ATGTCTAATATATCGCAGATTCTTTCGATGGAGTCTTTGGACATCTCTCCATTTTTCTCCCACTTTGCCGCCCTGTTTGGCAGCCTAACCTATTGCCTCATCATCACCTGCAACATGACCGTGCTATTGACTATTGCACTTGACAGGCAGTTGCACAAGCCAATGTATTTGCTGCTCATCAACCTACCCATCAATGACATGATCGGGGCTACTGCTCTTTTCCCACACCTCATACACAG CATCGTGAGCCAGAGCACCAGCATATCCAACCTGGCCTGTTACCTTCAGGCCCTGCTG GTCCATCTGTACTGTGGAGGCTCCCTGATCATCCTCACCGTCATGGCGTTTGACCGCTACCTGGCCATCTGCCGACCGCTGCGCTACCACACCCTGATGACCGCCAGCAACCTGCGCTGGATCATCGCCGGCATGTGGCTGACCGACGTGGCGCTGATCGGCAGCCTCTTCCTCATGCTCACCCGATTCCGGCTGTGCAGCTGGCGCCTGGCCGATCTCTACTGCAACAACCCGTCCCTGGTGAAGCTGGCGTGTGAGAACACCACGGCCAACAACGTGTACGGCCTCCTGCTCACCGTACTGATGCAGGGCACCTCCATGCTCACCGTGCTCTTCACGTACGGACACATACTAGTCACCTGCATTCTTAACAG gcaggcagatgcaCGGAGCAAGGCCCTGCGCACGTGTGGCACTCACctggtggtgtttgtggtgttTGAGTTAACCACCCTGTTCTCGGTGCTGTCCCACCGACTGAGTGTGTCGCCCTTCCTGCGCAG GTCGGTCGGTGTGTCCATCCTGGTGTTTCCACCCATCCTGAACCCACTTATCTACGGAATCAACACCAAGGAGATACGCAGTAAAGTCGTAAAAGCCTTCTCTCGGAAAACAAAGaaattcaaaaacaaaacatgtgcTTAG
- the LOC132461382 gene encoding olfactory receptor 8G17-like has protein sequence MGNESYNSLTLQIEGLKVTEQSVYPVFAFLLIFYLLIIIMNVGILVLVGIERSLHQPMYLLFCNLPINDIIGSSVLVPRLLADILTPPSERFIDYYECVVQAFFSHLFGTTSHTILMIMAYDRYVAICYPLRYALIMNNKMVIKLIFSAWGVAVVLVAILIGLTVRLNTCRTLITHPYCDNASLFKLSCESVFINNAYGLTFTVVLLTSSIGGVFLTYVKITAVCLTSKNKALNSKALKTCSTHLSVYLIVILCGMLTILMHRFPQYSDYRKLSAIMFHIVPSGLNPIIYGVQSKEIRKLLSKMFLSKNVLPLIKGGAVYDSKDH, from the coding sequence ATGGGAAACGAATCATACAACAGCCTTACCCTTCAGATAGAAGGGTTGAAGGTTACAGAGCAATCTGTATACCCTGTTTTTGCCTTTTTACTAATTTTCTATTTATTAATCATTATTATGAATGTGGGTATTTTAGTGCTCGTTGGCATTGAAAGGAGCCTACACCAGCCTATGTATCTGCTTTTCTGTAACCTGCCAATCAACGACATCATAGGAAGCTCAGTTTTGGTGCCAAGGCTTCTCGCTGACATCTTGACGCCTCCTTCGGAACGCTTCATCGACTACTACGAGTGTGTGGTCCAAGCATTCTTCTCACACTTGTTTGGCACCACTTCTCACACCATTTTGATGATCATGGCCTATGACAGATATGTGGCTATCTGTTATCCTCTGCGCTATGCTCTTATTATGAATAACAAAATGGTGATCAAGTTGATTTTCTCTGCCTGGGGTGTGGCTGTTGTGCTGGTGGCCATCCTGATCGGGCTGACTGTCAGACTGAACACATGCAGAACCTTGATTACACATCCTTACTGTGACAATGCCTCACTGTTTAAGCTCTCCTGTGAGAGCGTTTTCATTAACAATGCCTATGGCCTGACATTTACTGTGGTGCTTTTGACATCTTCTATCGGCGGGGTGTTCCTTACTTATGTAAAGATcacagctgtctgtctgaccagtAAAAACAAAGCTCTGAACAGTAAAGCTCTAAAGACTTGTAGCACACACCTTTCAGTGTACCTTATAGTGATTTTATGCGGAATGTTAACTATTCTGATGCATCGCTTTCCTCAGTACTCAGATTACAGGAAGCTGTCCGCCATTATGTTTCACATAGTTCCAAGTGGCCTCAACCCCATCATATATGGTGTACAGTCCAAAGAGATACGAAAGCTCCTTTCAAAAATGTTTTTGTCTAAAAACGTTTTACCTTTAATTAAGGGTGGAGCTGTTTATGATTCTAAAGATCACTAG
- the LOC132461128 gene encoding olfactory receptor 52D1-like codes for MENYTYNSFSLQVEGLKVTEQSVYPVFIFLLVSYLFIMFANAGMVVLVCIEKSLHNPMYLLFCNLTFNDILGNSIMVPRLLADILVPPSERIISYYECVVQAFTTHVFATASHTVLMIMAFDRYVAICNPLRYTTIMNNKMVIKLSASAWGVAIVLVAVLLGLTIRLNRCRTLITNPYCDNASLFKLSCESVFINNLYGLSFTVVLLSSSIGSMVLTYTMITAVCLTSKNKALNSKALKTCSTHLFVYLIMLLSGFLIILMHRFPQYSDDRKLCAILIHIIPSSLNPIIYGIQSKEIRVFLSNQFHTRKVFQ; via the coding sequence ATGGAAAACTACACCTACAACAGCTTCTCACTTCAGGTGGAGGGGTTAAAGGTTACAGAGCAATCGGTGTACCCTGTTTTTATATTTCTTCTTGTATCctatctttttatcatgtttgcCAATGCTGGAATGGTGGTGTTAGTCTGCATTGAAAAGAGTCTTCACAATCCTATGTATCTTCTTTTCTGTAATCTGACATTCAACGACATCCTAGGTAACTCCATCATGGTGCCAAGGCTTCTTGCAGACATTCTGGTGCCTCCTTCTGAACGCATAATTAGCTACTACGAGTGTGTGGTCCAAGCCTTTACCACACATGTGTTTGCCACAGCCTCTCACACAGTTCTGATGATCATGGCCTTTGACAGATATGTAGCTATATGTAACCCTTTGCGGTATACTACTATTATGAACAACAAAATGGTGATCAAGCTGTCTGCCTCTGCCTGGGGGGTGGCAATTGTGCTCGTGGCTGTTTTGCTTGGGCTCACCATCAGACTGAACAGATGCAGAACCTTGATCACAAATCCTTACTGTGACAATGCCTCACTGTTTAAACTATCCTGTGAGAGCGTTTTCATTAACAATCTATATGGACTGTCATTTACTGTGGTGCTCTTGTCATCTTCTATAGGCAGTATGGTCCTTACTTATACAATGATTACAGCAGTATGTCTGACTAGTAAGAACAAAGCTTTGAACAGTAAAGCTCTTAAGACTTGCAGCACTCATCTCTTTGTATACCTCATCATGCTTTTAAGTGGTTTCTTGATTATTCTAATGCATCGCTTCCCTCAGTATTCAGACGATAGAAAACTTTGTGCAATTCTAATTCACATCATCCCTTCAAGCCTGAACCCCATCATCTATGGAATACAGTCCAAAGAGATCCGTGTATTCTTGTCAAACCAGTTCCACACCAGAAAGGTTTTTcaataa
- the LOC132461127 gene encoding olfactory receptor 52D1-like — protein sequence MENYTYNSFTLQVEGLKVTQQSMYPVFLFFLVSYLFIMFANVGMLVIICIERSLHQPMYLLFCNLPVNDILGISIMMPRMLADILVPPSERFISYYECVVQAFTTHMFATAAHTVLMIMAFDRYVAICNPLRYTTIMNNKMVIKLTASAWGVTFVLVAVLLGLTIRLNRCRTLIRNPYCDNASLFKLSCESVLINNLYGFTFSVVLLSSSIGSMVLTYASIAAVCLTSKNKALNSKALKTCSTHLFVYLIMLLSGILIIILHRFPQYADSRNVIIILYNIIPGSLNPLIYGMQSKEIRSFLSNQFHTGKVFP from the coding sequence ATGGAAAACTACACCTACAACAGCTTCACACTTCAGGTGGAGGGGTTAAAGGTTACACAGCAATCAATGTACcctgtttttctattttttcttgTATCctatctttttatcatgtttgcCAATGTTGGCATGTTGGTCATTATCTGCATTGAAAGGAGCCTACACCAGCCTATGTATCTGCTTTTCTGTAATCTGCCAGTCAATGACATCTTAGGAATCTCCATCATGATGCCGAGGATGCTTGCAGACATATTGGTGCCTCCTTCTGAACGCTTCATCAGTTACTATGAGTGTGTGGTCCAAGCCTTTACCACACATATGTTTGCCACAGCCGCTCACACAGTTCTGATGATCATGGCCTTTGACAGATATGTAGCTATATGTAACCCTTTGCGGTATACTACTATTATGAACAACAAAATGGTGATCAAGCTGACTGCCTCTGCCTGGGGGGTGACCTTTGTGCTGGTAGCTGTTTTGCTTGGCCTCACCATCAGACTGAACAGATGCAGAACCTTGATCAGAAATCCTTACTGTGACAATGCCTCACTGTTTAAACTCTCCTGCGAGAGTGTGTTAATTAACAATCTATATGGATTCACATTTAGTGTAGTGCTCTTGTCATCTTCTATAGGCAGTATGGTCCTTACATATGCAAGTATTGCAGCAGTCTGTCTGACTAGTAAGAACAAAGCTTTGAACAGTAAAGCTCTAAAGACTTGCAGCACTCATCTCTTTGTATACCTCATCATGCTTTTAAGTGGAATCTTGATTATTATTCTGCATCGCTTCCCTCAGTATGCAGActctagaaatgttattataaTTCTATATAACATCATCCCTGGAAGCCTAAACCCCCTTATCTATGGAATGCAGTCCAAAGAGATCCGTTCATTCTTGTCAAACCAGTTCCATACTGGAAAGGTGTTTCCATAA